A stretch of the Streptomyces sp. NBC_00078 genome encodes the following:
- a CDS encoding DUF4232 domain-containing protein: MTTHHARRSARTARSATLAAVTAALALGLTACGGADDGSKSAGSDHAAGTAQSRSASKADGKGSAEQAGSGGDTKERARPATASSGTDEVAGKATTADTQQCRGDEMLVTAVHRFAGQQGDHLLVTASNEGTKPCWVTSYPAVKLGGDVDGTALPHSKKDNPGGDKRITLRPGGKAYSAVNLFDYGSKDHTADSFAIALRGADGHNGPFYSVDTKGQKPQFSWNEADVLNWNTKKPYDF, encoded by the coding sequence ATGACCACGCACCATGCCCGCCGATCCGCCCGTACCGCCCGTTCCGCCACCCTGGCCGCCGTCACCGCCGCGCTGGCGCTCGGCCTGACCGCCTGTGGCGGCGCCGACGACGGCTCGAAGTCGGCGGGCAGCGACCACGCCGCTGGTACCGCTCAGAGTCGGTCCGCGTCCAAGGCGGACGGCAAGGGCAGCGCAGAGCAGGCCGGCAGCGGTGGTGACACCAAGGAGAGGGCGCGCCCGGCGACTGCCTCGAGTGGGACGGACGAGGTCGCGGGCAAGGCCACAACGGCCGACACCCAGCAGTGCCGCGGAGACGAGATGCTGGTCACGGCGGTGCACCGGTTCGCCGGTCAGCAGGGCGACCACCTGCTGGTCACCGCGTCGAACGAGGGCACCAAGCCATGCTGGGTGACCTCGTACCCGGCCGTGAAGCTCGGTGGGGACGTCGACGGCACCGCACTGCCGCACTCGAAGAAGGACAACCCGGGCGGCGACAAGCGCATCACGCTCCGGCCCGGGGGCAAGGCGTACAGCGCGGTGAACCTCTTCGACTACGGCTCGAAGGACCACACGGCGGACTCGTTCGCCATCGCGCTGCGCGGCGCGGACGGTCACAACGGCCCCTTCTACTCCGTCGACACCAAGGGCCAGAAGCCGCAGTTCAGCTGGAACGAGGCCGACGTGCTGAACTGGAACACCAAGAAGCCGTACGACTTCTGA
- a CDS encoding SpoIIE family protein phosphatase, whose translation MDPTPSSSPASPFDMVSGALADYIPKAGSTAAPGPVASQSDSPARRPVEDSREARGQEQILGAVNLDRDLRITSCNLDAAPFTGVSVTLGAAFTELLPPGDVPTVTQRLRNVVETRQAHVARVQRLRRDDGTELVVSMSILPAAAPQGGLTVSLIAMARRLHLYASAAAIGTSLDIGETAQSLAQSLLAWGDVAAVDLDFAVWTGEAVTEQAHERIRLRRAALVPERAWPEGYLTCGDNLPREASRLLVGAVTRDDVPQAIVIPDREAIERVLGDARLVRALVPGNRPASVACIPLVVEGPEGTAGPIVLGVTEVWRRPERPFRDSELLDLQELVAKTARHVDLARQHQREHAQVLALQRRLLPRAGSDTIEVASVYLPTTPDSAGVGGDWVNSFPLPGDRTALVVGDVVGHGLGAAAAMGQLSMEARALLSAGLGPGEVLERLDETVTLLDDTDAGLAAGYSALGSTCCIAVYDPVDHRVTMSNAGHLPPILVRPDGSATTITGQPHPGLGAEFAVREPFDVQEFAAPPGSLLALYTDGLVEDPVASLDEGISRLTDVVREVHPWDDLQRTARRVVADLAPQGRLRDDVTLLLARMTGRRSRDTATWQLPARDDTAARARTLASAALRRWHTSDQAQDSALLVISELVTNAVLFSTGPVRVRLVRAGGRLICEVGDTGNGRPRLRRGQVLDDSGRGLHIIHKLSTRWGVRWTNAGKAVWAELEL comes from the coding sequence ATGGACCCCACACCGTCCTCTTCGCCTGCTTCACCGTTCGACATGGTCAGCGGTGCCCTGGCGGATTACATCCCCAAGGCCGGAAGCACGGCCGCCCCGGGCCCCGTCGCTTCGCAGAGCGACAGCCCTGCCCGGCGGCCCGTAGAGGACAGCCGGGAGGCCAGAGGTCAGGAACAGATCCTCGGGGCGGTCAACCTCGACCGGGATCTGAGGATCACCAGCTGCAATCTGGATGCCGCCCCGTTCACCGGGGTGAGCGTCACACTGGGGGCCGCCTTCACCGAACTGCTGCCACCAGGTGACGTGCCGACGGTCACGCAGCGGTTGCGGAACGTTGTCGAGACGCGGCAGGCGCACGTTGCCCGGGTCCAGCGCTTGCGGCGGGACGACGGCACGGAACTCGTGGTCTCGATGAGTATCCTGCCGGCCGCAGCACCACAGGGAGGGCTGACAGTCTCCCTGATCGCCATGGCCAGACGGCTGCACCTGTACGCTTCGGCAGCCGCGATCGGGACGTCACTGGACATCGGCGAGACCGCGCAGTCCCTGGCCCAGTCCCTGCTGGCATGGGGGGACGTGGCGGCCGTCGACCTCGACTTCGCCGTCTGGACGGGCGAAGCCGTCACCGAGCAGGCGCACGAGCGCATCCGGCTGCGGCGGGCAGCCCTGGTGCCGGAGCGTGCCTGGCCCGAGGGATACCTGACGTGCGGGGACAACCTTCCCCGCGAAGCCAGCCGTCTGCTGGTCGGTGCGGTCACGCGCGACGACGTGCCGCAGGCCATCGTCATTCCCGACCGTGAGGCGATCGAGCGGGTACTCGGCGATGCCAGGCTGGTGCGCGCTTTGGTACCCGGCAACCGGCCGGCGAGTGTGGCCTGCATACCGCTGGTCGTGGAGGGACCGGAAGGCACAGCGGGACCCATCGTGCTGGGCGTGACGGAAGTCTGGCGACGGCCGGAGCGCCCGTTCCGTGACAGCGAACTGCTCGACCTGCAAGAACTCGTGGCCAAGACCGCCCGGCACGTGGACCTGGCCCGCCAGCATCAGCGCGAGCACGCCCAGGTACTGGCATTGCAGCGCCGGCTGCTGCCGCGGGCCGGCAGCGACACCATCGAGGTCGCCAGCGTCTATCTGCCCACCACCCCTGACAGTGCGGGCGTCGGCGGAGACTGGGTGAACAGCTTTCCGCTGCCCGGCGACCGGACCGCGCTGGTGGTCGGCGACGTCGTAGGGCATGGCCTGGGGGCCGCGGCGGCCATGGGCCAGCTGAGCATGGAGGCCCGTGCGCTGCTGTCCGCGGGGCTGGGCCCAGGAGAGGTACTGGAGCGTCTGGACGAGACGGTCACGCTCCTGGACGACACGGACGCGGGCCTCGCGGCCGGCTACAGCGCGCTGGGCTCGACGTGCTGCATCGCGGTCTACGATCCCGTCGACCACCGGGTCACGATGTCCAACGCCGGCCACCTGCCTCCCATCCTCGTCCGTCCTGACGGCTCCGCCACCACCATCACGGGGCAGCCGCACCCGGGCCTGGGAGCTGAGTTCGCCGTACGGGAGCCGTTCGACGTGCAAGAGTTCGCCGCACCACCCGGCTCGCTCCTCGCCCTCTACACCGATGGTCTGGTGGAAGACCCCGTGGCCTCCCTCGACGAGGGCATCAGCAGGCTCACGGACGTGGTGCGTGAGGTGCATCCCTGGGACGATCTGCAGCGGACCGCGCGCCGCGTGGTCGCCGATCTGGCCCCGCAGGGACGCCTGCGCGACGACGTGACCCTGCTGCTCGCCCGCATGACCGGCCGGCGCAGCCGGGACACCGCGACCTGGCAGCTACCCGCCCGCGACGACACCGCCGCCCGCGCCCGCACCCTGGCCTCTGCTGCCCTGAGGCGGTGGCACACCAGCGACCAGGCCCAGGACAGTGCGCTGCTGGTGATCAGCGAACTGGTCACCAACGCCGTCCTGTTCAGCACCGGGCCGGTCAGAGTGCGGCTGGTAAGAGCCGGGGGCCGCCTCATATGCGAGGTCGGCGACACCGGCAACGGCCGACCACGTCTGCGCCGCGGCCAGGTACTCGACGACAGCGGGCGCGGCCTGCACATCATCCACAAACTCAGCACACGCTGGGGGGTGCGGTGGACCAACGCCGGCAAAGCCGTCTGGGCGGAACTGGAACTGTGA
- a CDS encoding DUF6131 family protein, whose translation MIALGLILLIVGFITGVSILWTIGIILLVIGALLWVMGSMGHAVAGRRHYW comes from the coding sequence ATGATCGCTCTCGGTCTAATCCTTCTAATCGTCGGCTTTATCACCGGCGTCTCGATCCTGTGGACCATCGGGATCATTCTTCTGGTGATCGGCGCACTTCTGTGGGTCATGGGATCCATGGGTCACGCCGTCGCCGGGCGTCGACACTATTGGTGA
- a CDS encoding type III polyketide synthase, producing the protein MGAYLCPPAVVHGEHAVKTGDILAEVRNRHPQAPWLARIDGIAESTGIASRGWMLPLESAVAPSRESGLRTPGVGPAREALARGGFSDQEVDRAIAALEEIPAPQTIQERTAPAWAAVQSYGERAAREALETAGLHTSDVDCLITSHSTTPALPGLDLSLFNRLPLRSDVLLLPASQWACIAGTRSLALAADLVAVDPDRVVLVVISEALSTTYQPADDTLESLIVRLLFADTAVAVVVTGRPRAESVLRLDAAWHHTLPKTADLHWLDTRADGTHFVMDRRGPRAVQETVAAMWKWLSTRHQDDEHPWHPDLLLAHPGGTRVLEYMEQTMPEGWPEGLLAYSRAGYTTGNRGGAAVLDILRRAHDAGQKTGSRTVLYAAAPGLTATALEGEWL; encoded by the coding sequence GTGGGCGCCTACCTGTGTCCTCCCGCCGTGGTACACGGCGAACACGCCGTGAAAACCGGCGACATCCTGGCCGAAGTGCGTAATCGACATCCGCAGGCCCCGTGGCTGGCCCGGATTGACGGCATCGCCGAGAGCACGGGAATCGCCTCCCGCGGATGGATGCTGCCGTTGGAGTCAGCCGTCGCGCCCAGCAGGGAGAGCGGCTTGCGAACTCCGGGCGTTGGTCCGGCCCGTGAAGCTCTGGCCCGTGGTGGGTTCAGCGACCAGGAGGTGGACCGGGCGATCGCTGCGCTGGAGGAGATACCAGCGCCCCAGACCATCCAGGAGCGCACCGCGCCGGCCTGGGCGGCTGTGCAGTCGTACGGGGAGCGCGCAGCCCGCGAAGCCCTCGAGACAGCCGGGCTGCACACCTCCGACGTGGACTGTCTGATCACCAGTCACTCCACCACCCCCGCCCTGCCGGGGCTGGACCTCTCCCTGTTCAACCGCCTCCCGCTGCGTAGCGACGTACTGCTGCTGCCGGCCAGTCAATGGGCCTGCATCGCCGGAACCCGATCCTTGGCGCTGGCGGCCGACCTGGTCGCCGTGGACCCCGACCGGGTGGTGCTGGTGGTCATATCGGAGGCGCTCAGCACCACCTACCAGCCCGCCGACGACACGCTGGAATCCCTCATCGTCCGGTTGCTGTTCGCGGACACCGCCGTTGCCGTGGTGGTCACCGGCCGCCCCAGGGCGGAGTCGGTCCTGCGGCTGGACGCGGCCTGGCACCACACCCTGCCCAAAACCGCAGACCTGCACTGGCTGGACACTCGGGCCGACGGCACACATTTCGTGATGGACCGCCGGGGGCCGCGCGCCGTCCAGGAGACGGTTGCCGCGATGTGGAAGTGGCTGAGCACACGCCACCAGGACGACGAACACCCGTGGCATCCCGATCTGCTGCTCGCCCATCCCGGAGGGACCCGGGTGCTGGAGTACATGGAACAGACGATGCCCGAGGGGTGGCCCGAGGGGCTTCTGGCGTACAGCCGGGCCGGCTACACCACCGGCAACCGCGGTGGCGCTGCCGTACTCGACATACTGCGGCGCGCGCACGACGCCGGCCAGAAAACAGGCAGCCGCACCGTGCTGTACGCAGCCGCGCCCGGGCTGACGGCCACGGCCCTGGAGGGGGAGTGGCTTTGA
- a CDS encoding carbon-nitrogen hydrolase family protein — protein sequence MSEARNPKSVRLAVAQTPVREDPRDVEALRGSGREVRALMREASAQGARIVHFPEGAICFPSKFVMSVDGPGAVGPADWDRCQWPVLQSELAAIAELARELRLWTVIASVHRLTGPNRPHNSIYVISDHGEVVTRYDERLLSKTKVSYMYSPGVSPVTFEVDDVRFGCLLGMEIHYPELFAEYEKLDVDCVLFSTSGTPGNTAAQAQGHATVNSYWVSLSVPSQHSATAPSGIVAPNGEWLARCPADGSPSVAVMNLDNSSEAAAGAVTYGRPWRREARSGIYTEHQVSDPRSEDRTAAF from the coding sequence ATGTCGGAAGCAAGGAATCCCAAGAGCGTGCGGCTCGCCGTAGCGCAGACCCCCGTACGCGAGGACCCCCGAGACGTTGAAGCGCTGCGCGGAAGCGGGCGTGAGGTCCGAGCTCTGATGCGCGAGGCCAGCGCTCAAGGAGCGAGGATCGTGCACTTTCCGGAAGGCGCGATCTGCTTTCCCAGCAAGTTCGTCATGTCCGTCGACGGCCCCGGCGCGGTCGGCCCTGCGGACTGGGATCGGTGCCAGTGGCCGGTGCTCCAATCGGAGTTGGCTGCGATCGCCGAGCTGGCCCGCGAGTTGCGGTTGTGGACAGTGATCGCATCGGTGCACCGCTTGACCGGCCCGAACCGTCCACACAACAGCATCTACGTCATCTCCGATCACGGCGAGGTCGTCACGCGTTATGACGAGCGCCTGTTGTCGAAGACGAAGGTCTCGTACATGTACTCGCCGGGCGTCTCACCGGTGACCTTCGAGGTCGACGATGTGCGCTTCGGGTGCCTGCTCGGCATGGAGATCCACTACCCGGAGCTGTTCGCAGAATACGAGAAGCTGGATGTCGACTGCGTCCTGTTCTCCACAAGCGGCACCCCGGGTAACACCGCCGCCCAAGCCCAAGGCCACGCCACGGTCAACAGCTACTGGGTCAGCTTGTCAGTGCCCTCACAGCACAGCGCCACCGCACCGTCCGGAATCGTCGCTCCCAACGGGGAATGGCTTGCGCGGTGCCCCGCGGACGGTTCACCATCGGTAGCCGTCATGAACCTCGACAACAGTTCCGAGGCCGCCGCCGGCGCGGTGACCTACGGGCGCCCCTGGCGTCGTGAGGCGCGCTCGGGCATCTACACCGAGCACCAGGTGAGCGACCCGCGCAGCGAAGACCGGACGGCGGCCTTCTAG
- a CDS encoding MFS transporter translates to MSATLAPLRHHPFRHLIIGTTANLPGNGVAPIALAFAVLDATGSVSSLGLVVGAHSVAGILFLLYGGVLADRLPRGRCCSRSPRIPGCWTESEVFAAPGAIPYARTSRILFLS, encoded by the coding sequence ATGTCTGCCACCCTGGCGCCTCTGCGCCACCACCCGTTCCGTCACCTCATCATCGGTACGACGGCAAACCTGCCCGGCAACGGGGTGGCGCCGATAGCCCTGGCCTTCGCCGTGCTCGATGCCACCGGCTCGGTCAGCTCGCTCGGGTTGGTGGTCGGCGCCCACTCCGTCGCCGGCATCCTCTTCCTGCTGTACGGCGGGGTGTTGGCGGACCGGCTGCCGCGTGGCCGCTGCTGCTCGCGCTCGCCCCGTATACCTGGGTGTTGGACTGAATCCGAGGTGTTCGCGGCGCCGGGAGCCATCCCGTACGCGCGAACCTCTCGGATTCTGTTTCTGAGCTAG
- the rph gene encoding rifamycin-inactivating phosphotransferase: MIEQYVLDLQEVDETQVAVVGGKGAHLGGLTRIEGIRVPSGFCVTTDAFRRVMAQAPSIGDLLDQLSRLHPDDGESIRTLSAQIRRAVEETPVPGDVVAAITGAHARFGEQAAYAVRSSATAEDLPTASFAGQQDTYLNVVGPAAVLQHVSRCWASLFSERAVTYRQRNGIDHRTVLMAVVVQRMVFPHAAGVLFTADPVTGNRTIATVDAGFGLGEALVSGLVNPDVFTVRQGEVVARTIAAKQSAVHALPAGGTQEVAIDSQQQEQAALTDAQAVRLVQLGRRIEAHFGRPQDIEWCLVDDVFHIVQSRPITTLFPIPDSGDQENHVYVSVGHGQMMTDPMKPLGLSMWRLTAMVPMHEAGGRLFVDVTRRLASPASRAGLLDAVGRGDPLIRDALETVLDRDDFVPSLPDAGPGRTPAGTAPAPIETDPAIVTELIERSKVSIASLERDIRTKRGPALFDFLLEAVEEHKRVLSDPLSIQAIMAGMDATWWLNDKLQEWLGEKNAADTLTLSAPDNVTSEMGLALLDVADVIRPYPEVVEFLQGVEDEGFLDELAKLAGGTEAREAIEAYLDRYGMRCVGEIDITRPRWRERPTTLVPVILDNVRNFEPGAAERRFEQGRQKAQKKEQDVLSRLRALPDGDRKADETKRMIDRVRTFIGYREYPKYGIVSRYFVYKQALLAEAERLVQGKVLPEKEDIFYLTFQELHDVVRSNQVDGRLIQQRKDAFRSYHALTPPRVLTSDGEAVTGAYRRDDVPDGALIGLAVSAGTIEGRARVILDMADADLEAGDILVTTFTDPSWSPLFVGIAGLVTEVGGLMTHGAVIAREYGLPAVVGVEQATRLIRDGQRIRVHGTGGYVEIMP, encoded by the coding sequence ATGATCGAGCAGTACGTGCTGGATCTTCAGGAGGTCGACGAGACGCAGGTTGCCGTCGTCGGCGGCAAGGGCGCGCACCTGGGCGGGCTGACGCGGATCGAAGGCATCCGCGTTCCAAGCGGCTTTTGCGTGACGACAGACGCCTTCCGGCGGGTCATGGCGCAAGCGCCGTCGATCGGGGATCTGCTCGATCAGCTGTCGCGTCTGCACCCGGACGACGGGGAGTCGATCCGCACACTCAGCGCGCAGATTCGCCGGGCCGTCGAAGAAACGCCCGTCCCGGGCGATGTCGTGGCGGCGATCACGGGCGCTCACGCCCGGTTCGGCGAGCAGGCCGCCTACGCCGTCCGCTCCAGCGCGACGGCAGAGGATCTGCCGACGGCCTCCTTTGCCGGGCAGCAGGACACGTACCTGAACGTCGTGGGGCCGGCAGCGGTTCTTCAGCACGTCAGCCGGTGCTGGGCCTCGCTGTTCAGCGAGCGGGCCGTGACCTACCGCCAGCGGAACGGCATCGACCACCGTACGGTCCTCATGGCTGTGGTCGTGCAGCGGATGGTCTTCCCGCATGCGGCGGGCGTCCTGTTCACAGCCGACCCCGTCACGGGCAACCGAACGATCGCGACCGTGGACGCCGGCTTCGGCCTCGGCGAGGCCCTGGTCTCCGGACTGGTGAACCCGGACGTCTTCACGGTGCGACAGGGCGAAGTCGTCGCGAGGACGATCGCCGCCAAACAGAGTGCCGTTCACGCCCTGCCGGCCGGTGGCACACAGGAAGTGGCCATCGACTCGCAGCAGCAGGAACAAGCGGCGCTGACGGATGCGCAGGCCGTGCGGCTCGTGCAGCTCGGGCGTCGGATCGAAGCGCACTTCGGCCGCCCGCAGGACATCGAATGGTGTCTGGTCGACGATGTCTTCCACATCGTCCAGAGCCGGCCGATCACGACGCTGTTCCCCATCCCGGACAGCGGCGACCAGGAGAATCACGTCTACGTCTCCGTCGGCCACGGACAGATGATGACCGACCCCATGAAGCCCCTGGGGCTCTCCATGTGGCGGTTGACGGCCATGGTGCCGATGCACGAGGCCGGCGGGAGGCTGTTCGTCGACGTCACCCGGCGCCTGGCCTCGCCCGCGAGCCGCGCAGGCCTCCTGGACGCCGTGGGGAGAGGCGATCCACTGATCAGGGACGCTCTGGAGACCGTCCTCGACCGCGACGATTTCGTCCCGTCGCTGCCGGACGCGGGCCCCGGCCGGACACCGGCCGGCACCGCGCCCGCCCCGATCGAAACCGATCCGGCCATCGTCACCGAGCTGATCGAGCGCAGCAAAGTGTCCATCGCCTCGCTGGAGCGCGACATTCGGACCAAGAGGGGCCCTGCGCTGTTCGACTTCCTGCTGGAGGCCGTCGAGGAGCACAAGCGGGTCCTCAGCGATCCGCTGAGCATTCAGGCGATCATGGCGGGGATGGACGCCACGTGGTGGCTCAACGACAAGCTGCAGGAGTGGCTGGGGGAGAAGAACGCGGCCGACACGCTCACACTGTCCGCGCCCGACAACGTCACGTCGGAGATGGGACTGGCGCTGCTCGACGTCGCGGACGTGATCCGCCCGTATCCGGAGGTAGTTGAGTTCCTGCAGGGCGTCGAGGACGAGGGCTTCCTGGACGAGCTGGCCAAGCTCGCGGGCGGGACCGAAGCGCGCGAAGCCATCGAGGCCTACCTCGACCGGTACGGCATGCGCTGCGTCGGCGAGATCGACATCACGAGACCACGTTGGCGTGAGCGCCCCACCACACTCGTGCCCGTGATCCTCGACAACGTGAGGAACTTCGAACCGGGCGCCGCCGAGCGGCGCTTCGAGCAGGGGAGGCAAAAGGCACAGAAGAAGGAACAGGACGTGCTGTCGCGCTTGCGGGCCCTGCCGGACGGGGACCGGAAAGCCGACGAGACCAAGCGGATGATCGACCGGGTCCGGACCTTCATCGGGTACCGGGAGTACCCGAAGTACGGCATCGTCAGCCGCTACTTCGTCTACAAGCAGGCCCTGCTGGCCGAGGCCGAGCGCCTCGTGCAGGGCAAGGTGCTTCCTGAGAAGGAGGACATCTTCTACCTCACGTTCCAGGAACTCCACGACGTCGTGCGCTCGAACCAGGTGGACGGCCGGCTCATCCAGCAGCGCAAGGACGCGTTCCGGTCGTACCACGCGCTCACACCGCCCCGGGTGCTCACCTCGGATGGTGAGGCCGTCACCGGGGCGTACCGGCGGGACGACGTGCCGGACGGCGCCCTGATCGGCCTAGCGGTCTCCGCCGGGACCATCGAGGGAAGGGCCCGCGTCATCCTCGACATGGCGGACGCCGATCTTGAAGCCGGCGACATCCTGGTCACGACCTTCACGGACCCCAGCTGGTCGCCGCTGTTCGTGGGAATCGCGGGCCTGGTGACGGAGGTGGGCGGCCTGATGACCCATGGCGCGGTGATCGCGCGGGAGTACGGCTTGCCGGCCGTCGTAGGGGTGGAGCAGGCCACCCGCCTGATCCGGGACGGGCAGCGGATCCGCGTACACGGAACCGGCGGGTACGTCGAGATCATGCCCTGA
- a CDS encoding DEAD/DEAH box helicase, which translates to MNHPDCPGTPHGDLAEPVATAPTVPEAVSFADLDLPAEVLRTLTELGVHEPFPIQAATLPNALAGRDVLGRGRTGSGKTLAFGLPLLARTAGRRAEPKQPLALILVPTRELAQQVTEALSPYADALRLRMATVVGGMSIGRQTATLRQGAEVVVATPGRLHDLIERGTCRLGRVRVTVLDEADQMCDMGFLPQVTEALDQVHPDGQRMLFSATLDRDVDHLVGRYLHDPVVHSVDPPTGAVSTMDHHVLVVHGPDRYAVTTEIAARDGRVLLFMDTKHAVDQLTRHLRASGVHAAALHSGKSQPQRSRTLTQFKNGQITVLVATNVAARGLHVDDLDLVVNVDPPTDPKDYLHRAGRTARAGESGSVVTLVLSGQRREMSLLMAGAGIEPTVTKVRSGEAELSRITGAKAPSGTPLDGAPATPRPKNTNAPFRGMGTSKDTAGGGRSRRAGEARKLAEARKAAAVRRGG; encoded by the coding sequence ATGAACCACCCCGACTGCCCCGGCACCCCGCACGGCGACCTCGCCGAGCCGGTGGCCACTGCCCCAACGGTGCCTGAGGCAGTTTCCTTCGCCGACCTGGACCTGCCGGCCGAGGTGCTGCGTACGCTCACCGAACTCGGGGTGCACGAACCCTTTCCGATCCAAGCAGCCACGCTGCCCAACGCCCTCGCGGGACGCGATGTCCTGGGGCGCGGGCGTACCGGCTCGGGCAAGACGCTCGCCTTCGGCCTGCCTTTGCTCGCACGGACAGCCGGGCGGCGCGCGGAACCGAAGCAGCCCCTCGCTCTGATCCTGGTGCCCACCCGGGAGCTGGCCCAACAGGTCACCGAGGCGCTTTCGCCCTACGCCGACGCATTGCGCCTGCGGATGGCCACAGTCGTCGGCGGCATGTCGATCGGCCGGCAGACGGCTACTTTGCGCCAAGGGGCCGAGGTCGTCGTCGCGACCCCCGGGCGTCTGCACGACCTCATCGAGCGCGGTACCTGCCGCCTGGGGCGAGTACGGGTCACGGTCCTGGACGAGGCCGACCAGATGTGCGACATGGGCTTCCTGCCGCAAGTGACCGAGGCGCTCGACCAGGTGCACCCCGACGGTCAGCGGATGCTGTTCTCGGCCACGCTGGACCGCGACGTCGACCACCTGGTCGGCCGCTACCTCCACGACCCCGTCGTTCACTCGGTCGACCCGCCGACGGGCGCGGTCTCGACGATGGACCACCATGTTCTGGTCGTGCACGGCCCCGACCGGTACGCCGTGACCACGGAGATCGCCGCCCGCGACGGCCGTGTACTGCTGTTCATGGACACCAAGCACGCCGTCGACCAGCTGACCAGGCACCTGCGGGCCAGCGGAGTGCACGCCGCGGCCCTGCACAGCGGCAAGTCCCAGCCGCAGCGCTCACGGACCCTGACGCAGTTCAAGAACGGGCAGATCACCGTCCTGGTGGCGACCAATGTCGCGGCCCGTGGCCTGCATGTCGACGATCTCGACCTCGTGGTCAACGTCGACCCGCCCACCGACCCCAAGGACTATCTGCACCGCGCGGGCCGCACCGCCCGGGCCGGAGAGTCAGGCAGTGTCGTCACGCTGGTGCTTTCGGGCCAGCGCCGCGAGATGAGCCTGCTGATGGCCGGAGCCGGCATCGAGCCGACCGTCACCAAGGTGCGCTCGGGCGAGGCGGAACTGAGCCGGATCACCGGCGCCAAGGCCCCTTCCGGCACCCCGCTCGACGGCGCGCCGGCCACACCCCGGCCGAAGAACACCAACGCACCCTTCCGCGGCATGGGCACCAGCAAGGACACCGCCGGCGGCGGCAGGTCGCGGAGGGCCGGCGAGGCCCGAAAGCTCGCCGAGGCTCGCAAGGCGGCCGCAGTGCGTCGCGGCGGCTGA